In Corynebacterium nuruki S6-4, the following proteins share a genomic window:
- the cydB gene encoding cytochrome d ubiquinol oxidase subunit II has protein sequence MDLPVLWFILVTCLFAGYFLLEGFDFGVGMLLPFLGGRDTDGTARDARRTAALRTIGPVWDGNEVWLILAGGALFAAFPEWYATLFSGFYLPLFLILVALIVRVVGLEWRGKVGSLTWRRRCDLAVSVSSWLPPVLWGIAFANLVRGVPVDADLNMSSDLGTLLGLFNPYGLLGAAAFATVFLLHGLSFLRLKTAGEVRDRAGRLITPVGVLAAVAGTAFLLWTQLSHGKPWTWAVTVLAVVGVLTAVAAMLRHHDGTAFTATAVTVVCTVVLLFGSLYPWLMPTTLADGTGLDIRNAASGHYTLTVMTWATVFVLPLVLLYQGWTYWVFRRRITAAPVGTPAPADSSTGATTTAPEPPQATPPTTHTVTGGE, from the coding sequence ATCGATCTCCCCGTCCTCTGGTTCATCCTCGTCACCTGCCTGTTCGCCGGGTACTTCCTGCTGGAGGGATTCGACTTCGGCGTCGGCATGCTGCTGCCGTTCCTCGGCGGCCGTGACACCGACGGCACTGCCCGCGATGCCCGCCGGACCGCCGCACTGCGCACCATCGGCCCGGTGTGGGACGGCAACGAGGTCTGGCTCATCCTCGCCGGCGGCGCCCTGTTCGCCGCCTTCCCCGAGTGGTACGCCACCCTGTTCTCCGGCTTCTACCTGCCACTGTTCCTCATCCTCGTCGCCCTCATCGTCCGGGTCGTCGGACTGGAATGGCGCGGCAAGGTCGGCAGCCTGACCTGGCGCCGCCGCTGCGACCTCGCGGTGTCCGTGAGCTCCTGGCTGCCACCGGTACTGTGGGGCATCGCCTTCGCCAACCTCGTCCGCGGCGTCCCGGTCGATGCCGACCTGAACATGTCCAGTGACCTGGGCACCCTGCTCGGCCTGTTCAACCCCTACGGCCTGCTCGGGGCCGCCGCCTTCGCCACCGTCTTCCTGCTGCACGGGCTCAGCTTCCTGCGCCTGAAGACCGCCGGCGAGGTCCGGGACCGGGCCGGACGGCTCATCACCCCGGTCGGTGTGCTCGCCGCCGTCGCCGGCACGGCATTCCTGCTGTGGACGCAGCTCTCCCACGGTAAGCCGTGGACCTGGGCCGTCACCGTCCTCGCGGTGGTCGGCGTCCTGACCGCGGTGGCCGCGATGCTCCGCCACCACGACGGCACCGCGTTCACCGCCACCGCCGTCACGGTGGTCTGCACCGTGGTGCTGCTGTTCGGCTCGCTGTACCCGTGGCTGATGCCCACCACCCTGGCCGACGGCACCGGTCTCGACATCCGCAACGCCGCCTCCGGGCACTACACGCTGACGGTGATGACGTGGGCGACCGTGTTCGTCCTGCCGCTGGTGCTGCTGTACCAGGGCTGGACCTACTGGGTCTTCCGCCGCCGCATCACCGCCGCCCCGGTCGGGACCCCGGCACCCGCCGACAGTTCCACCGGTGCCACCACCACTGCCCCGGAACCCCCGCAGGCAACCC